CAACAAAAGTTACTCGTAAAGACACCGCTCCTTATGTACCTCCGCTATCTGCATTTGAATTTCAAGTGAAGTGGAATTCTTATCGAGAATTGCAGAAATTGTGGAAGAAGAACAGATTTACCCAAGCGATCGCTCTTGCGGAAACCCTCGCCCAAAAACTCCCGCAAGACCCTGAAGTCAGATCGTGGCTAGCCAGCAGTTATCAACGCTGGGGACGACAATTGATCGGCGATCGCCAACTGGAAACTGCGAGAATTTATCTCAAAAAAGCTTTAAAAACCGATCCGCACAACCGTTCATTATGGTCTGAAGTCGAACGCGATTTTCGCCGGATGGAAAGAATTTTTAGATAAATTGCCCTCATTTTAGTTGAGAGCTAATACTTATTCTATAGATTTAATAATTTCAACTGCCTGTTGGTACAAGTCTAATTTCCCTTGCTTAATTAGCAAGTTTTTTGCTGTAAAAAGATCGCTTAAGGCATGTTTGTCATTTAATTTATACCGTATGATACCTCGATAATAATAAGCTTCAGCATAATTGGGATTGAGTTGTATAGCACGAGTGTAATCTGCAATCGCTTTTTGCTTGTCTCCTAGTTCGTCATAAAGAACTCCTCGGTCATAGTAGGCG
The Chroococcidiopsis sp. TS-821 genome window above contains:
- a CDS encoding DnaJ domain-containing protein, producing the protein MTGYYQVLGLTAEATLEEIKAAYRKLVQQYHPDLNPGDRQAREKFIAITEAYKKLIDSVQSTQARQQDNAKKQPSVQRKSSATKVTRKDTAPYVPPLSAFEFQVKWNSYRELQKLWKKNRFTQAIALAETLAQKLPQDPEVRSWLASSYQRWGRQLIGDRQLETARIYLKKALKTDPHNRSLWSEVERDFRRMERIFR
- a CDS encoding tetratricopeptide repeat protein, producing MGEAYRGVARRQAGDLQAALVDYHMAIQLAPNYAIAYYDRGVLYDELGDKQKAIADYTRAIQLNPNYAEAYYYRGIIRYKLNDKHALSDLFTAKNLLIKQGKLDLYQQAVEIIKSIE